The nucleotide sequence ATTTTTTAGCTGGTGCTGAGGCTGTTTTTTCAACCTTTGCGCCGGAGTGACCCTTGAAAACTCGTGTTGGTGCAAACTCACCTAGTTTATGCCCCACCATATTTTCTGTGACATAAACCGGAATGTGTGTTTTCCCGTTATGAACGGCTATCGTATGACCAACGAAATCCGGCGAAATCATTGATGCACGCGACCAAGTTTTTAATACTTTTTTTTGCCCTTTATCATTCAACTGCTTTACTCTTTCGATTAGTCTCTGTTGGATGAACGGACCTTTTTTTAACGACCTAGCCATTGTTTAATTTATTTATGCAGTTTTCTTTGCTCTTCTGTCACGAACAATTAGTTTTGAAGAGGCTTTCTTTCCACGGCGTGTTTTTAGCCCCTTGGAATTTTGACCCCAAGGCGATTCAGGATGCTGTCGTCCACCACCGGATTTCGATTTACCTTGGCCACCTCCCATTGGATGATCAACAGGATTTCTTGCCATACCGCGAGTCACCGGTCTGACGCCAAACCATCTTGACCGCCCTGCTTTTCCGTAACTAATATTTTCGTGCTCAAGATTTCCAACAATCCCAACCGTTGCTCGGCATTCTACCCTTACTTTTCTTAACTCACCAGAAGGCATTTTGAGTGTTGCATAGTCCCCTTCTTTTGCAACAAGTATTACGTATCCACCAGCGCTTCGCGCGATTTGTCCGCCCTTACCAGCTTTCAATTCAACGTTATGAACTTCGGTACCAACGGGGATATTTTTTAAGGATAAGGAATTACCCGGCTTGATATCGGCGTTTGCCCCACTTTCAATTTTATCTCCAACTTTGATCCCGTTTGGCGCAAGGATATAGCGCTTTTCTCCGTCAGCATATTTAAGGAGTGCAATTCTCGCAGAGCGATTCGGGTCATATTCAATCGTCGCAACAACAGCGGTGATTGCTTCTTTATCGCGCTTGAAATCGATGATGCGGTAGAATCGCTTGTGACCGCCGCCCATTCCTCGACTGGTTACGCGACCTTGGTTATTGCGCCCACCGGAGCTTTTAATGGGTACCAATAAACTTTTTTCAGGTTTATCGGTTGTGATTTCTTCGAATGAAGCGTAAGAAAGAAATCGTGACCCGGGTGTGCGTGGTTTTAAGTTTCTTACTGGCATAATTTTTTATTAACCCTTGATTACTTGTTCTCAGCGGCTGCAGTTGTGTTTTGCGCGCCGTAATAGTCAATCTTATTCCCTTTTGCAAGTGTAACATAGGCGCGTCTCTCATCTGATTTGCGTCCTGCGCGTACACCTTTGCGTGTAAATTGAATTTTTGCTTTACCTTTTTTATTGACTGTTCTGACAGAAGTCACTGTAACACTAAAGCGTGATTCAATTGCTTTTGCAATTGCGTTTGGAGATGCATCATCGCCAACTTCAAATACATATTGATTTTCCTTTTCTGCAAGCAGAGTCGCCTTTTCAGTAAGAATCGGTCGTATTAAAACAGTAGACATACTCTCTAATTTTGGTTTTCTCAAGATTTAGTTGGCCAATTGCTCTTCAAGAACTTTTACAGCACTTTTTTGTAGAACGAGAACTCGGCTATCCAAAATGTCGTAGGTTGATACATTTTTTGCCTCGAGAACAAAGAGGTTTTCGATGTTTCGTCCAGAACGATATAGTTCTTC is from Chloroherpetonaceae bacterium and encodes:
- the rpsS gene encoding 30S ribosomal protein S19, which gives rise to MARSLKKGPFIQQRLIERVKQLNDKGQKKVLKTWSRASMISPDFVGHTIAVHNGKTHIPVYVTENMVGHKLGEFAPTRVFKGHSGAKVEKTASAPAKK
- the rplB gene encoding 50S ribosomal protein L2 → MPVRNLKPRTPGSRFLSYASFEEITTDKPEKSLLVPIKSSGGRNNQGRVTSRGMGGGHKRFYRIIDFKRDKEAITAVVATIEYDPNRSARIALLKYADGEKRYILAPNGIKVGDKIESGANADIKPGNSLSLKNIPVGTEVHNVELKAGKGGQIARSAGGYVILVAKEGDYATLKMPSGELRKVRVECRATVGIVGNLEHENISYGKAGRSRWFGVRPVTRGMARNPVDHPMGGGQGKSKSGGGRQHPESPWGQNSKGLKTRRGKKASSKLIVRDRRAKKTA
- the rplW gene encoding 50S ribosomal protein L23: MSTVLIRPILTEKATLLAEKENQYVFEVGDDASPNAIAKAIESRFSVTVTSVRTVNKKGKAKIQFTRKGVRAGRKSDERRAYVTLAKGNKIDYYGAQNTTAAAENK